One stretch of Armigeres subalbatus isolate Guangzhou_Male chromosome 2, GZ_Asu_2, whole genome shotgun sequence DNA includes these proteins:
- the LOC134213997 gene encoding uncharacterized protein LOC134213997 isoform X2 has translation MSVKEIYFNKNANFNESVVELTELAPKKVVPLTEELLHEKHCTISEDVQQQLISFEQRLLNVEARIDRLHDICEECVQSIQVECGSELASVVSSVQQPSETEEVQERQIMKYIAKKEDTAGSSVSLNEQYEREKSLERVREANIHRMRRNKQYRDLLLNGVSLNPCSCKRFHEELPTSCSRDAPDVEKICKFK, from the exons ATGTCCGTGAAAGAAATTTACTTCAACAAAAACGCCAATTTTAATGAATCGGTTGTCGAATTAACCGAATTGGCACCGAAGAAAGTCGTCCCATTGACGGAGGAGCTTCTCCACGAGAAACATTGTACCATTTCGGAGGACGTCCAGCAGCAGCTAATATCCTTCGAGCAGCGCCTGCTCAACGTAGAAGCGAGGATAGATCGCTTGCACGATATATGCGAAGAATGCGTCCAAAGCATCCAGGTGGAATGCGGGTCAGAGCTGGCGAGTGTCGTGAGTTCCGTTCAACAACCATCAGAAACGGAAGAGGTTCAGGAACGTCAAATAATGAAGTATATTGCCAAAAAGGAAGACACTGCTGGTTCGAGTGTGTCGCTGAACGAGCAGTACGAACGAGAGAAGTCCCTGGAAAGAGTACGGGAGGCCAATATTCACCGAATGCGACGCAACAAACAGTATCGCGATTTGCTGCTGAATGGGGTCAGCTTGAATCCGTGCAGCTGCAAGCGATTTCACGAAGAACTACCAACGAGTTGTTCGAGAGATGCCCCTGACGTGGAGAAG ATCTGTAAGTTCAAATGA
- the LOC134213997 gene encoding uncharacterized protein LOC134213997 isoform X1, translated as MPTTFIPHANLITSESTESTEPPYPTIETIRPTPHTDAPDHQRMLQEMTFHAIHSRLLEIDLKMSRLESNFCEAFSRIEANVAKCYRAITSVNESIDRLNRTGLYAVGSQPRDVVMNQWIRGATNQVETASLSEHILNSPTTSYTNGYMNRRRTGVLNRLKNQVKSAFSVPCVVTPTLVIYPNSTQTSAPSLGTMANQQQQPQQP; from the exons ATGCCAACAACTTTTATTCCCCACGCCAATTTGATCACTTCGGAAAGTACCGAATCCACGGAACCGCCCTATCCCACCATCGAAACCATTAGACCAACTCCGCACACGGATGCTCCGGATCATCAACGAATGCTGCAAGAAATGACATTTCATGCGATTCATTCACGGTTACTGGAGATTGATCTCAAGATGAGCCGATTAGAGTCGAACTTTTGCGAGGCATTCTCTCGGATAGAGGCCAATGTTGCCAAATGCTATAGGGCCATTACTTCGGTGAATGAATCCATAGACCGGTTGAACAGAACTGGACTATACGCAGTTGGGTCACAACCCCGAGATGTAGTGATGAATCAATGGATCCGCGGCGCAACGAATCAAGTGGAAACCGCGTCTTTATCGGAACACATTTTGAATAGCCCGACGACCTCATACACTAACGGCTATATGAATCGCCGACGTACTGGCGTTCTGAATCGCCTCAAGAATCAGGTCAAAAGCG CTTTCAGTGTCCCGTGCGTTGTGACGCCCACCTTGGTAATTTATCCCAATTCAACCCAAACATCAGCTCCGTCCCTGGGTACCATGgcgaaccaacaacaacaaccacaACAGCCATAA